TTGTATATACATCACTTGAGGAATAAATAAATGGACTCCTTGACCTTCGTGTTCAAGAGGGGAAATCAAGCAAGCTGTTAGCATGCCAGCACTGACGCTCGTACACGGAAAACACACAGAGCCATGAAAGCTTCATTAGATCCCTGGGCTGCCGTGCAGCATGCCAGATACAGCTGTGGAACCGGTGGAGGTGTCAGCCTCTGATTCTCCGTCAGCTCATACCAATCCTTTTCCTTTATCATTCGCATGCTCACGGATTCCATCACTGCGCCAAATGGTATGCAGACAAGCTACTGAAAAACTAAGTGCTCCTCGTCTCCCCTGCAGAAAAACCAGCTAGCAACAATTGCAAAACATGCAATAAATCCACCCTTCATTAAACCCAAGTGCTTACCACCACGTAACCAGCTTCCCCTGCTTTCAAACCTCAGTGTTTCACCAGACCTTCCACGAGTCTCTGCTCTTCCCGAAACGTGTCCGTCATTGTTGCTTTCCCTCTGATCCCCTCTCTTGCAACCCCCTTCCCTTTCCCTGCCACCAAACACCCCCTTTTTACACCATCCATAGTTTGGTCCCACGTGTTCTGCTCTGACGTATTCTGATTTTGAAACTCCGTTTACGTCTATTAGCGAAGATGATATTGGATAAATGAttaacttttcattttaaatagtttatttatcttttttagtcATGTTGTTTAATATGGAAAGTTTAGGTGGTTAATAGTTGGTAGTTAGTGATGTTTTGTAAACTAATATGATTTGTTACCTGTTATATgcaaaaatcttatttgatgAGTGTGACAATTTTCAAATGCTTAAGaccataattttataaagaaaaaatgtgaaataaaatattacgaGATAAATCATGAAACATGTATGTTATAAGTATGGAAACTCTCGGATGTTTCAGTCAATAATTTTGTAGagagaaatataaaatgatattttaaagatatataCTCTAAAAATATgcatataaataaaagttaagaaTGAAGAGATTGTGAACTTGGAATTTGAAGGATTCAGGATATATTTATAGCCTATGAATTTTGTCTTTTTGTAAAGAGAAGATGTTGAACGTAGATGGCACATGCAACTAATTGTGAGTTGCAAGTGTCCTAAGCAACCCTCTCAAAGTGTAAAATGGCTTACAAGAAATtacaacaaagaaagaagagataccaaaaaaaaaaaaaagactttcgAGGCACACCAAAACTCTAATGAGGACAACACAGGTATCATAAAAAGAATATCTTAATAAGAGAAATCTaacgacattaaaaaaaatcaccaatgaTGAGCGTAGTAGGCCGCACCaaccattaaaaaacaagtGAGTATTTCCATTTTTTGGTGGCTCATGCGGCCCACTTTGTCACCGTCTATGACCTTTCTTTGtgtatttaaatttatcttattaAGAAATATCTGAAGGTATCGATGATCTTCTTATCGGAGTTTTAATGTGTCTCCacgatctttttatttttttcttacatttttttttctgtcttcaCAAATTATAAGGAGattagaagagagagaggaaataaagaaagagaaaaaggaacaAGACTAGGAGGCATACCAATAACGACACCACCAATACTATAAAAAAGATCTTAATGATAGAAAGTCATCAACACCAAGTAAGGTCACCAACATTGACTGAGGTAGGCATATAAACTGCCCTAAGTTTAGTGACCCCATACATTTGAACGATTTGTGTGGTTCACTCTgtttattattggttttttgGTGTTATTGAATTTACCTCATTGATATCCTTTTGACGATGTCAGTAGTGTTTTCATTAGAGTTTCAGTGTATCTTTagtcctctctctcttctcttttatttattgtaaattttgccaagtcattttataatttgatagagCTACTATTAATACTAGCAACTTACGTGTCACATATATTATCTGAGACTtgttaaaatatgttatttttctaaatattattatgttaaattCCAAAATGAAACTTCATTACCTGGATATAAAGACTTAACTCCTCTTTAACGAAAAAAGGCATCATCTCTTCAcatataaaacacacacacaaaagacAATCTTtaaatctcttttctttcactacaatgttaattttaaagagttttagCTATCCGATagcttttattttaatgataaaaatctttcacttttaaaatatttaaaagttctTCACACTTGTAAAGTCTAGTTTTCTTCCACCACATTgcttgacttaattttttttttaagtgcagCAATACATTTAAcattttaatctatttattaGCTTTGGAAATATTTAGAGTATTATTGGTGttctaatgataatttttttttaaaaaatttttttttatagatttattaaaataatatatgtatttttttattttttaaaatttatttataaaatcaaggaATCAAAACAATGTCAAAATgcgtaaaaattaatttaaaggaaaaaaatttaaaaatacaaaaacccaACAGACGATTAACCAAAATCATGCTTTAGAATGACTCCATCAACAAGACTGATAGGTGATGGTTGAGATATTGGGTTTTTCTCCGAAGAAATAGTAACGAAACTTGATGGAAAATATCTCCTGCTGGGCGAGCGTGATGGGTTAGCACCTTCGATCAACTTTACTGTAACTTTGAAGAGAGTGGGGTCCTTGAAGGATTTCAATCTTGACACGTGTCCGGGATCAGAGACTTTGATGTCCAGATATTCTATCAAGCATCAACGACTGGGACATGTGGGTCCAAGACGTCTACGTCAACAGCTGTTAACGTAACGCATTTTGATTGGGCCAGAAGAGCAGGAAGGAATAAAGTCGGGATTTTAAAGGCACTGGCTTCAATCTCGTATTCTACGATGTAGACACGTGTTTCCAACTTCTCATCCAAATTTTTCAACATTTGAGAATTTAAAGTTGAAAATACCGAAAAGGTATTTTCCAAGGACCACATGCGTGTCAGTAAAGCTAGTACCTATTACGGTCGTGTTCAGACATCATTGGGCCACATAGCtagactttttttattgttgacgAGGAGGTTAGATCAAACGGCGGATATGTGTTTgatgtgatgttttgtattgcagttaattgtatttttaagattttttaatttttatattattttcatgtgaaaatataaaaaatatttttaatatatttttctttttaaaaaatctggCGCATTTCCAAACAGTCCACATCTACGCCACGCCACGCCACAAATACTACTGCTTTGCCCGTGACGGTGATGGGCAGGCTACCCGTGGCAACCATGCTCAGAGGCTCAGAGCTGCCCAAGACATGCCTTTGTGCTTTTAAAGCTCTCGCTCAAGCGCGCGAACGCTCTCATCCATCTCTGCAGTATTTCTCTTTCCCAATTTCAATACCGTTACCCCACAAATAGAAAACTAATTAACGAAGAGGAGGTATGGAATGAAGTTAAATTAGATTAGCGCTGAAGATTTTGTGGTAGTAGTGATAATTCAGTGTTATATCAATGGCCGAGATTTACCGTGGTGTAGTGAGTGAGAACGAGGCATCGTCAACGTCATGCTCCCCAAGTTCAAGAATGGCTAGGCGGAGAAGAATGGAGATTCGGCGGCTCAGATTCGTGGCAGGAGTGGCCTCAACAGAGACAGGAGCTGATGACATGGGCACCCATAAAAAGCAGAAACTGCAAGTTTACAGTAGTCCTCGTAGTGGTAGTAATATTAGCCCGTGTTCTCGTGACTGTCAGAACGCAGTGGAGAACTGTGGTGCTGAACACCCAGATGAAAATAAACCGTTTGAGAAAGGTAAATCATCAGAGAACATAATTTCGAGGCAATACTCTTTGAATCTAACTTCAAGTCCCTCAATTTTATCAACATCTTTAATCGATCCAGATCAGCTGTTTCCAAAATTCGGGGTGGCTTCGGTTTGTGGAAGGAGAAGAGACATGGAAGATGCGGTAGCGATTCACCCTTCATTCTGTCGGAAAGACCAGGAAACCACAACTGAGTTGCACTTCTTTGGTGTCTACGATGGCCACGGTTGTTCTCATGTACGGTTTCCAAAAATCAAACAGCTActagattttgtttaatttggttttctttttttgggacAATCAAATGAAATGTGAACTCATTTTAGTTTCTGTCTCTCTGGGTCTTTGTGTAGGTGGCAGTAAAGTGTAAGGAGAGATTGCATGAGCTGGTGAAAGAGGAGCTGGGGATCAAGGAGGGGTGGAAAAGCGCAATGGAAAGAAGCTTTCGGAGGATGGACAAGGAAGTAATAGCGTGGAATCAAGGGGTGGAGGTTCGGGCGAATTGCAAGTGTGAGATGCAAACTCCAGAATGTGATGCTGTTGGatctgctgctgttgttgcagTTGTATCTCCTGACAAAATCGTTGTCGCTAATTGTGGGGATTCAAGAGCTGTCTTGTGTCGTAATGGGAAACCACTCCCTTTGTCTTCCGATCACAAGGTTTGCGATTAATATCCACATCAGTCACATTTCGTGTTATTTCTGGTAACTTTCCAGCTTAAAAACTCACTTGATCTCCTCGTTATTCGTGCAACAGCCTGACCGTCCAGACGAGCTTAAACGGATCGAAAACGCTGGCGGCCGGGTCATCTATTGGGACGGCCCAAGGGTTCTTGGAGTTCTGGCCATGTCAAGAGCCATAGGTAAATATATTAGCAAGACCCGATTGCTCAGTTAAAAGCTGAAACCATGAACTGATCTGACATTACCATTTTCCGATCGAACCACAGGTGATAACTATCTAAAGCCATACGTTAGTTGCGAGCCAGAGGTAACAATAATGGATCGAACGGCAGAGGATGATTGTTTGATAATAGCAAGCGATGGTCTTTGGGACGTGGTCTCCAACGAGACAGCATGTGTGGTGGCGCGTACGTGTTTGAGAGGGAAAAGACACGCGCCGGCTCCATGTTCTCCTAGACTGGTGGAGAACAATGAGGCTGTGGGGATACCCGCCGGCAGCAGCGGAAGCGGGGAAATGTCGGACAAGGCGTGCTCTGAGGCATCAATGTTGCTGACGAAGATGGCGCTGGCCAGGCATAGTAGCGACAATGTGAGCGTTGTCGTGGTGAATTTAAGGAAAGACACGTAGCAAAGCAACCTATTACACGGATCTTATCATCTCCTCCTTTGATTCTCCCCTCTCTTTTTTAGAGGGCTGGGTGATAATGTCCCGGTAAGGttagctttttttaaatataaaaaaaattgtgggtGGGTTTTTTAGGATATTTCCTTTGTGAGGAGGAAAATGGGAGTAGAAACACAgcaactgataaaaaaaaaaaaaaaaaaaatcaggacaccagctgtatttttttttcttcccattCCAGATGAAATCTTTTTGCCATGAGGTCCCAGATGTTGTCCTTAATATTTATGTGGTTGTACGGATATCATCCCTTTCCTTTCTCCGGTGCATTTGGAATGAATTTATCGTAGCATCATTCTTTCTTGTGGCCGGAGCAGCTGCCGGTGCCCTTGAACTGCTCAAAATAAACCTTCAAGCCGGGGAAAGGAAATAGACTTACCCCCTGGAGAGGATGGTTACACAGAGGAGATTTGtgtctaaaacaattttaaattagtgaattaaaatgatttaaaaatattaatttaaaataaaaaataatttttttttttcaaaagcttttaaaatataaaaacaaacagcatCTTACCCATTAGTGAGCAGTGGTAGAGATAAAATTTAGTGGACTTTTTTCTGTTCACGTTATTGTTTCTTTACTTGCCCCTTGATGATTAGGCTTAATTCTACGTTCACACTAAAAGATACGCATCAGAAAAGACTCTAAATCGAGCACCTAGGCCTCATTTTTGGCCCAAACCTGAtttctttatctattttttttctatagtttttttatttttctaaattcttttatttcattaaaagaaCTAACAttagatttaaataaatatttagatgtTGATAGTAAATTCCAAGAGTGtatttgagattataataatgattgtaatttaaaatattttttatttagaaatatttaaaataatatattttttttattttaaaaaaattatttttgatgttaacctatttaaaaaagataatcaaTTCTAAATTCTAAAACCTTAATCGATGGCTTGTAGACATACGAGAAAGAGTGGAACGAGGGAGAGAGACTCTTCTCATGGAGGCAACCAGATGGAAGGAGTCCATTGATATGCTTATGGGAAGAAAAGTAACGAGGGAAAGTGATAGATAGCAGGAAGAAGTGGTGTCCAAAAAAGATGTAAAAGCCATGGGGTGACTCAATGATTCGATGAAGAAAGGGAGCATAAttctcacaaaaaaaatcttgaaatggGACCAAGAAGGATATGGAAGTCAAGAACACTTTAGGGGTCTTCGaaacccaaaagaaaagaatgaaagcATCCAATATCTTATGCTCTAGGGCCCCAAGTCATGGTACAGACATACAGGTAAACCTGTTAGGTGCAGGCgcaaattggaaaaaaagaaacactctTTTAGACAGCAGAAGTGTACCATCACTAAATGTCTGCACAAAAATGAAAGCAGGGAAAAGAATACAGCTATCTCGGAAAAATGATAGATACCTTACGCCGCGATACATCTCCATCTCTGTACTTCACATCCACGGGAACCATCTCAAAAGGCAATAAATTGTTAGGTTTGGTAGATGGGAGGAGTTTTCCTGGAAATCAAGGAGTGCCTATATATTCATGCAAACATTTCTTTCTGCTAGAGTGTAGCCAAAAGTCAACCACTAGAATAACAGCCCAGGCTGAGTAGTGCTCTTGCACTTAAATTAGGTTAAGCCAGAAAGGCTTGTATAATTTGGAAGAATCACACTTACTAACAGAggtttttgagaatatatttGATGCAGATCCATGAGTAAGATCCTACCAGGCCATGATGCCCGGTATACTTCGACCAGTCAACCAGCCTCCACTACATTTATTCCGCAGATAACGAGGACAGcaataaacaaataaaggaATCGTGCATTGGCTCTCGCCAAAAAGTACATTTAAATTGAAAGTGGACTGGCATAATGTCAACTAAATTGGCTGGCTTTAATTCAAGACTCAAATCATGGCGAAGCACGGGGGTGAAAAATGCATTTAGAAAATAGCCTACTGGGTATTGGGATCCAGAGAGGAAGAAGGATGCTTCtgaataatttgaaacaaaaaggtTTAAATCGGGACAGCAACTCCATTTATGCAGGGAACAGATGAGCACAAAATGTCTAGAAAAAGCTTTCCACTGATTCAAAGTATACTAACATGAGCATCGACATAACACAGAAGGTGGTTTGCACAAGAGAAATGCTGGGACACAACTTGTCAAAGATGCCCGCATATCAGGAATCCATATCTGAtgtcaagataaaataaaagaatcttCTCTACATTTGCTTGCCGCCATTTTCCACACCAGCATTCTTCAATGTTTGCAGCTTTCTGTAACCTTTATCGGTACCAAATACCCTGACAGtacaaaagaagagaaaaatccaTTACATCATGTTCAGTTAGAAAATATGCTAACGTTTCCCACCCCATAGAGGGTATGAAATTGGACATTTGGCTACTGTCAATGAGCAGCGAACCCTAGCATCAAAAGACGACACTAGTTATGCTTCTCACTTACATCACAAACAATCATAACAAATGATCATCCTCAGAAAGCAAGACACTGTTACAGAGCCAACACTATATAGTTTATGAATGCCACGCTCTGAAAATTCTCTCATCATTGTAACTGGCGGAGAACAAATGATGCAGGTGCAACAAGCATGACCAAGAACAATACAAGGAACAAGATTCCATCAAAGTAACCCACGGTCAAAGAGAGGCAAATTTTAAGCTAAACATTCTTTGCTAGAAGGAGTCTATGGGATCATTAAAACATCAGTTGATAAAAAACACTACTGGATACCTTGTAGTACACACTAATATACTTGCTGATGATGGGCTGAAGTTAAATCCTGGCACAGTTTATCACAGCCGAGACAACCCCCCTGCCCTTTCTATAGACTGAACTTTCTCACATTTATAAAGCACAAAAAGTCATCTAAAGCAAACAAGTAAAAATCAGTACAGTCAAAAACCCTACAGATATGGACCCAAAAGCCATAACATGCAAAGACTGGGTAATGCATGCAGCCActcatgcaattatgcaaacAAAAAAGGGGCACCACAACCCTATAAATTGGGACTTGTTTTGACACATGACTAGCAAGAAACCCCTGCTTCTGCAAGTCTTTGCATTACACTGCACTGATATCCACATCAAGATAAAGGACAAGATTATGACCATAATTGCAAAAGATACTCACAATGCCAAGCTTAATGGTGCAAAAGCTGGAGAAAAACCTGTGCATCAACAAAGAGGTTTTGAAGGGCACATGAATGACTGGTTTGCTTATATCTTAGCAAAGATCGCCTCAATGGATTTCAAATGGTATTTGTGAGTTCACAATGGGTTAGACtgaaataatttcaattaataagGATTCATGTGAAGTAGAGTAAGTCTCTGTAATGGAGAGCACCTTTCACAAGCTTATGACAACCTGGGATAGCTGGGATTGGTAAAATAATGTAAAAGCAAAGCAACCATAGAAACCCAGCTATGCAGATTCAGGGTGCTACCCAAATCCAGCCAGGTGATTGTTTGCAGACTGAATACCCAGAAAAGGAGCAGAGTAGGCCTTTTAGCCTTTTACGTGAACTTTAATGAGTCAATCACAAATGACTCAAGTAAAATGTTAGCATAGCTTACATTTTAAAGACATAACagaaataataatgttttgagGGGGTCAAACTCACCAGTCCATGTAAGTGAAAGTAGATGAGTAGTTTCCAGATTTAGTATACAGCAAGCGGTGATGGTAGTCATGAAAATCAGCACTAGAAAAGTTTTTAAACAAATGTCAGAACCAATGGTATAAATGTGGTGTAAATGATCATAAACCATACAGGTGTATTAAACACTCACCCTCCATACAAAGGTAAAAAATTGGAGAGGCTCCAGGGGAAATGATAACCACAATGTGCTTCAACTGTCTCCAGGACCCTTAGTACCATCCATAACCACAAAGTTACCAGATGGGGGCCTGTGATGGCAGGACCAACAATAGTAGCAAAACCAAGGAACAGTATCTCAGCAGGGTGAGCATATTCAGAAGTTAATCCAAATGGTGTAGCATATCTGCACATATAACAAAAACGTTAAAAACCATAAGTGCAACATAAAAGCACCTTGTAAATATAGATGGTAAGAAATTTATGCCAGAGAGAATATTTAAGTCTCTCTACATACTCATGATGGATACTGTGCACATGCTTGTACAGCCATTTTGTATGTAAGATCCGGTGTCCCCAATAGAATATAAAATCTTCCAGGATGAAGTAGAATGTTATCTGCATTAGAATTACTTTcctgcaggaaaaaaaaaaaaaaaaaaaaacataatgttttCAACTATGCTCCAGAAGTAATGGGAAATAGTATGCAAAGGAACCTGTACTctattccaaaaataaataaaaggatagcTATATAACTCTTCGCAACTTTGTCTGGCTAAGAAAAGCTTTAGGATATAAAGAACCTGAAAATACCAGGACGGGAATGGAAGACTACTTTGCATGCCCATGTGTCTGAAGACAGGATAGGAGGCTAGCATAACTGGTAGATTAACACCAAAATGATACAAGAGTAAGCGAACAATACATTTCTCCTGAGCTGCAGGGGTGTTGTTTTTCGTCTGCATAGGACCAGCAACTAGTAGTCAGTAGCGGCATTAAAGGACACAAGCAAATGTTGTGAAAGAAGTCTCGCAATATCACTAATTCACCCAAACAGAATGAGAAACTAAAGGCATTGCAATGGCAATGCAAATTGGAATCAATCATGCAGATCCTTTTAGTCAAATTCAAGTAAAAGAATTGCAATGAGAGCAAAGCAGAGAAAGGGCAACCTGAATTTTGTACTTTTTCAGCCATCCAGCCCTTTCGAGATATATGAAAGGAAGTCCAGACAAGAAGAAGACGCTTTCATGAAGAAAGAAACTTCCAAGACATGCCAACTGAAAATCACTGAAGTGCGTGATCAAATACTGCATCAAAAAGAAAACCATTAATCTTATAAGCTTACAGGAACACAGTATACGACCAAACAAACACACATCCATCATCTCATTTTGAAGATGAAGACTAATAGTTCGATAGGCACAGTTTGCAATTTACATGCTTACATTTGATACTAAAATCAGTCAAATGTTTCTTCCACTGACTAATATAACCGAAAAACTAAAAACCCCACATGCAATTAATAACCAGACCTAGATAATGGCAAGAAAAGCTTAGAGtggttaaaaattgaattagagATATACCAATCTCACAATGGTCAGAAAGCAATGTAAAATCCATcacaaaaatgttattttattctatttcccaaaaaaaaaagggtctccATTGAGGCACGAAaagatctggaaaaaaaaatgcaggtaGCTCCTCCACATTCACTTAGCTTATGTAGTAAAGCTTCAAAAACTATACGTATGTTAGAGTTCACATTGCAAGTAAGCAGGAAACATACAGATCCAGAGAAATCAAATCTcccggtaaaaaaaaacaaggtgttGGTGGCGGACAAAAGgaggggaagaaaagaaaagaaagagaagtacCAGCCAGCCAGATTCGATGATGGAAGCCATGAGAGTGAAGAAGCTCGTTTACTCCCTCGTTCCTTTGATTTTCACTACAAAACTTTGAAAAAGATTTGAGGTGACAGTGAGAGTGAGGTTTACGAGGCCGCAGGGTTAATGAGACAGTACAGTACAGTCTGTCACCGGAGTGAGAATAATCGCTGGcccatctcttttattttcttcctcttgGGCTCTCCTCTTTTTTGTGTTGGATTTAACGACagctgaaattaaattaattaattaaacagtACATCTTTATCTGgtaatgtatttatataaataattaaaaatatattattttttttataattttaaatgataatacGGAGATTATACTCGTTTTGCAATAAAGGGAAAGGGTCGAAGGGGTAGTAAGTGAGGTGTTGGATATTAAAGggccaaaaaaaatgtaatttgaaTGGAGTGAAGAGATGCTGTCTTTCTATCCATGTAACTCCCCAGCCAATCAATTTTGTACTTTGACTTTTGTGTCAAtgattaatatccaaaataattaatattcacCGCCCTTCCATCGTATGTGTGATGATGTAAAGAGCAAtgttttaatacaaataaactAGTTTATAGAATCGCGCGCTCTGGGGACCAAATTTTTTgtaaatctagaaaaatatattcattagagaattgtttgattttattattaaacaagtagttttattttttattaatgatttcatgttattaaaatatctttttatttatcttagtcaaaataatatttttaattggaattattggttctattaaaaaatatattttatggtcATCAATACagtaagaaaaatatcaaaatagtatgCTAATAATTTATGagtgatgaaaaaataaaaaatatatataaatatgataaaatcatgttaaaaattaaagaataaaatttattataataaccaaaaataaattattaaaatttaattaaaaaattataacagcATCCACGttaaaatcaaagaataagTGAATTTgctaaaaaactttttataagaggcaaaaactcaaaaaaaattatataaaaaaaaattaacaaagcgAAAGCCCGGGTACACGCGAGTCCAGAGGCCAAGCTCGCACAACtagtctaattatttttttcaattttttttttttaaaaaaatgaagcatacaaaactctattttgttgttacaaagaaaatgaatttttattttttaaaatcttgaacaTGTGATCTCTGATTTCTTGAGCtaaaacacaaatttaatttaaaatgatgaaaaaaatatattaaatttatttattatttatatatgaacagttaaattaatttttaattgctgttaatttcttttaaaataaatcaattacagTGAAAGAAAAGAGGACGGTACTAacaatatatacacacacagagTAAAATCTTACCGACACAAACAGTGActtgtataaaatatatagcaaataTGAATACGCAAGTGACagcttatttaaaaataataataataatatcgaTGTGCGTGTACGAGTTAACCACACATCCAATACGACGAGAGGCTCATCTCCCTCGTGTTCCAATCCGACCCCCACCTACtacgtttattttatttttttattgtaaagttgtcgttttatttttttaataaaatacttcagattttttataattttatgtataGAATTGGAGTTTATATTTTACGATTTTGTAATTGATAGatgaaaatattgtttatttttaaacctgatttttttaaaaataatttagaaaaatccAAACCACAATTTTTATGCCGAGGTTTTTTTTGGGTAAGATACTATATATTTGTTtggttattaatatttttttagtattatttgataattttaatgcattggtattaataataaaaaatatttaaatatattaaaaaaaagaagaagaagaagctgaatAGCTGTGCATTTAGGCACCGTTTGGGGCTGAGTTTCTGTGCATATTTTTAGACCTTCCGATTgggttataataataaaaatacggAATCATGATATTAGAAAGGTTGGGTCTCCGCCCTCGTGCGTGCACGTGCACGTGCACATGCACATGCCAAAGAGGGCACGGGAAAAGGGACACCTCCCCTGTGCTTGAGAAACATGCAGATCCTTTGACTACACCGACGTGATCTCAcgtcatataaaataaaaatatcaaaatcacatgatttgattttgatCCTTTCCATTTTTCAACGGATATAAACAACACAGACAAGCACGACAGTAACGAAGAATATAAGATGGGACACGTAACTCCATTATCCAAATTTCTATATCATCCAATTCCGcttaaattttccttttctggTTTTACTCCAGATACGGCAATTTGGGtactcaataaaataaaaaataggaagaAGAAtgtgaaatcaataaaaaaaaaatggaatgtattgaaaaaaaattaaaattaatgtgatatgataaaaaaaaatgggaaaataTTTAGTAGAAAGGCATGTAGGTAAAAGAACACAAGGTGTAAAATAAGgagattaaattataaatgaagataaatatttaattcaagTACCTTTAAATtacaatataattattcatgtccgtagatttttattaattaataactaaTATGTTAGTGTGTTATGTAAACTAAAACTAGTCTCATTGCTTCATCTTATTCATAATTTATAAGACACTCGTCAAGATCTTTACCttctaaataattattagtGTCATTAATAATACCAATATcgatattgttaatattatttaactcaAAACTCATTAAATAATCTGGATTTACATCAATTTGAGTTTCTAAATCATCTCCAGTACCATGACTTTTCATTTCAGTATCATTagaaatttcttcttcatcactttcctcttctttttcatttttcttcatcttGCACCATCAACAATACCAAGCAAATCAAAGCTTGATTCATCATTAGACGAAAGGTCATCCAAAATTTCACTAAAATCacattaatgtttaaaaaatcttgtaatttatagacatgt
This genomic interval from Populus alba chromosome 1, ASM523922v2, whole genome shotgun sequence contains the following:
- the LOC118033003 gene encoding probable protein phosphatase 2C 24 isoform X1; protein product: MAEIYRGVVSENEASSTSCSPSSRMARRRRMEIRRLRFVAGVASTETGADDMGTHKKQKLQVYSSPRSGSNISPCSRDCQNAVENCGAEHPDENKPFEKGKSSENIISRQYSLNLTSSPSILSTSLIDPDQLFPKFGVASVCGRRRDMEDAVAIHPSFCRKDQETTTELHFFGVYDGHGCSHVAVKCKERLHELVKEELGIKEGWKSAMERSFRRMDKEVIAWNQGVEVRANCKCEMQTPECDAVGSAAVVAVVSPDKIVVANCGDSRAVLCRNGKPLPLSSDHKPDRPDELKRIENAGGRVIYWDGPRVLGVLAMSRAIGDNYLKPYVSCEPEVTIMDRTAEDDCLIIASDGLWDVVSNETACVVARTCLRGKRHAPAPCSPRLVENNEAVGIPAGSSGSGEMSDKACSEASMLLTKMALARHSSDNVSVVVVNLRKDT
- the LOC118033003 gene encoding probable protein phosphatase 2C 24 isoform X2 is translated as MAEIYRGVVSENEASSTSCSPSSRMARRRRMEIRRLRFVAGVASTETGADDMGTHKKQKLQVYSSPRSGSNISPCSRDCQNAVENCGAEHPDENKPFEKDQLFPKFGVASVCGRRRDMEDAVAIHPSFCRKDQETTTELHFFGVYDGHGCSHVAVKCKERLHELVKEELGIKEGWKSAMERSFRRMDKEVIAWNQGVEVRANCKCEMQTPECDAVGSAAVVAVVSPDKIVVANCGDSRAVLCRNGKPLPLSSDHKPDRPDELKRIENAGGRVIYWDGPRVLGVLAMSRAIGDNYLKPYVSCEPEVTIMDRTAEDDCLIIASDGLWDVVSNETACVVARTCLRGKRHAPAPCSPRLVENNEAVGIPAGSSGSGEMSDKACSEASMLLTKMALARHSSDNVSVVVVNLRKDT
- the LOC118033002 gene encoding methylsterol monooxygenase 2-2 — encoded protein: MASIIESGWLYLITHFSDFQLACLGSFFLHESVFFLSGLPFIYLERAGWLKKYKIQTKNNTPAAQEKCIVRLLLYHFGVNLPVMLASYPVFRHMGMQSSLPFPSWKVILMQITFYFILEDFIFYWGHRILHTKWLYKHVHSIHHEYATPFGLTSEYAHPAEILFLGFATIVGPAITGPHLVTLWLWMVLRVLETVEAHCGYHFPWSLSNFLPLYGGADFHDYHHRLLYTKSGNYSSTFTYMDWVFGTDKGYRKLQTLKNAGVENGGKQM